The following proteins come from a genomic window of Triticum aestivum cultivar Chinese Spring chromosome 6A, IWGSC CS RefSeq v2.1, whole genome shotgun sequence:
- the LOC123131581 gene encoding uncharacterized protein isoform X1 — MMYPAEVPQGQGACPIPSSPRVDGRRLRRFVVKGAGSVSKVLGDDNLLIEILVRLPPKPSSLPRASAVCKRWGSILSDPVFHKRFRKHHRKPPLLGFFQGYANRFAPIMDSPDRIPAARFSLPKSSTPYKEHAEYMGCRHGLAVVINKHERNTVVWDPLTGQQRSVAFPLWVDDAFMGCFCTWHGTVLCADAEDGHVHGDCFSSPFKLVLVYGGGYNTKAFCSVYDSVSGVWGDVSSTAIRNEISASRPSILVGNALCWLISGGDILVFDIEIQSFDVIEKPAEYHVDDRCFQLLRMEDGGLGLAVLSGLVVQLWERKFNCDGVVGWVLLQKTIPLEGMLPRGMNYVLFVGYDEDTNVIVLTTMIGNFMVQLDSMQIKRIGKRKNMWHNTFYPYTNFYTAGRGVGRKGAANVLSWSNNLGNFPFSYIFFFVVTQFIRWCIVYAYIFKMHTLG, encoded by the exons ATGATGTATCCTGCTGAGGTTCCCCAAGGCCAAGG GGCCTGTCCCATTCCCAGCTCGCCGCGTGTGGACGGAAGGAGGCTGCGGCGTTTCGTGGTCAAAGGTGCCGGCTCCGTGTCCAAGGTGCTCGGTGACGACAACCTCCTAATCGAGATCCTCGTCCGTCTCCCTCCGAAGCCGTCCTCCCTGCCCCGCGCGTCTGCCGTATGCAAGCGCTGGGGCAGCATCCTCTCTGACCCCGTGTTCCACAAACGCTTCCGCAAGCACCACCGGAAGCCTCCTCTGCTCGGCTTCTTCCAAGGGTACGCTAACCGCTTTGCTCCCATCATGGACTCGCCCGACCGCATCCCTGCCGCTCGCTTCTCCCTGCCCAAGAGCAGCACGCCCTACAAAGAGCACGCAGAATACATGGGCTGCCGCCATGGCCTCGCTGTCGTAATCAACAAGCATGAGCGGAATACCGTCGTGTGGGACCCCCTCACCGGCCAACAGCGCAGCGTGGCTTTTCCACTGTGGGTGGATGATGCCTTTATGGGGTGTTTTTGTACCTGGCACGGCACGGTGTTATGCGCTGATGCCGAAGATGGGCATGTTCACGGAGATTGCTTCTCGAGCCCGTTTAAATTGGTTCTGGTCTATGGGGGTGGATACAATACGAAGGCATTTTGTTCTGTCTATGACTCGGTGTCTGGTGTTTGGGGAGATGTTTCCTCGACCGCGATAAGAAATGAAATTTCTGCGTCAAGGCCCAGCATCCTAGTTGGGAATGCACTTTGCTGGTTGATTTCTGGAGGTGATATCCTTGTGTTTGATATCGAAATTCAGAGCTTTGATGTGATCGAGAAGCCGGCAGAGTACCATGTTGACGACAGGTGTTTTCAGCTCTTACGGATGGAGGACGGTGGACTTGGCCTCGCTGTTTTGTCAGGACTGGTTGTCCAATTATGGGAGAGAAAATTTAACTGTGATGGTGTTGTTGGATGGGTGTTGCTGCAGAAAACTATTCCACTGGAGGGGATGCTTCCAAGGGGAATGAATTATGTACTTTTCGTGGGGTATgatgaggacacaaatgtgattgtTCTCACTACGATGATTGGCAACTTCATGGTCCAACTTGACTCCATGCAAATCAAACGTATTGGTAAAAGAAAAAACATGTGGCACAACACCTTTTATCCCTACACGAATTTCTATACTGCAG GCAGGGGAGTTGGGCGGAAAGGGGCGGCTAATGTGTTATCTTGGTCAAACAACTTAGGTAATTTTCCCTTTTCATATATCTTTTTTTTCGTGGTTACCCAATTTATAAGATGGTGCATAGTCTATGCTTACATTTTCAAGATGCACACACTTGGGTAG
- the LOC123131581 gene encoding uncharacterized protein isoform X2 — protein MMYPAEVPQGQGACPIPSSPRVDGRRLRRFVVKGAGSVSKVLGDDNLLIEILVRLPPKPSSLPRASAVCKRWGSILSDPVFHKRFRKHHRKPPLLGFFQGYANRFAPIMDSPDRIPAARFSLPKSSTPYKEHAEYMGCRHGLAVVINKHERNTVVWDPLTGQQRSVAFPLWVDDAFMGCFCTWHGTVLCADAEDGHVHGDCFSSPFKLVLVYGGGYNTKAFCSVYDSVSGVWGDVSSTAIRNEISASRPSILVGNALCWLISGGDILVFDIEIQSFDVIEKPAEYHVDDRCFQLLRMEDGGLGLAVLSGLVVQLWERKFNCDGVVGWVLLQKTIPLEGMLPRGMNYVLFVGYDEDTNVIVLTTMIGNFMVQLDSMQIKRIGKRKNMWHNTFYPYTNFYTAGRGVGRKGAANVLSWSNNLGIKS, from the exons ATGATGTATCCTGCTGAGGTTCCCCAAGGCCAAGG GGCCTGTCCCATTCCCAGCTCGCCGCGTGTGGACGGAAGGAGGCTGCGGCGTTTCGTGGTCAAAGGTGCCGGCTCCGTGTCCAAGGTGCTCGGTGACGACAACCTCCTAATCGAGATCCTCGTCCGTCTCCCTCCGAAGCCGTCCTCCCTGCCCCGCGCGTCTGCCGTATGCAAGCGCTGGGGCAGCATCCTCTCTGACCCCGTGTTCCACAAACGCTTCCGCAAGCACCACCGGAAGCCTCCTCTGCTCGGCTTCTTCCAAGGGTACGCTAACCGCTTTGCTCCCATCATGGACTCGCCCGACCGCATCCCTGCCGCTCGCTTCTCCCTGCCCAAGAGCAGCACGCCCTACAAAGAGCACGCAGAATACATGGGCTGCCGCCATGGCCTCGCTGTCGTAATCAACAAGCATGAGCGGAATACCGTCGTGTGGGACCCCCTCACCGGCCAACAGCGCAGCGTGGCTTTTCCACTGTGGGTGGATGATGCCTTTATGGGGTGTTTTTGTACCTGGCACGGCACGGTGTTATGCGCTGATGCCGAAGATGGGCATGTTCACGGAGATTGCTTCTCGAGCCCGTTTAAATTGGTTCTGGTCTATGGGGGTGGATACAATACGAAGGCATTTTGTTCTGTCTATGACTCGGTGTCTGGTGTTTGGGGAGATGTTTCCTCGACCGCGATAAGAAATGAAATTTCTGCGTCAAGGCCCAGCATCCTAGTTGGGAATGCACTTTGCTGGTTGATTTCTGGAGGTGATATCCTTGTGTTTGATATCGAAATTCAGAGCTTTGATGTGATCGAGAAGCCGGCAGAGTACCATGTTGACGACAGGTGTTTTCAGCTCTTACGGATGGAGGACGGTGGACTTGGCCTCGCTGTTTTGTCAGGACTGGTTGTCCAATTATGGGAGAGAAAATTTAACTGTGATGGTGTTGTTGGATGGGTGTTGCTGCAGAAAACTATTCCACTGGAGGGGATGCTTCCAAGGGGAATGAATTATGTACTTTTCGTGGGGTATgatgaggacacaaatgtgattgtTCTCACTACGATGATTGGCAACTTCATGGTCCAACTTGACTCCATGCAAATCAAACGTATTGGTAAAAGAAAAAACATGTGGCACAACACCTTTTATCCCTACACGAATTTCTATACTGCAG GCAGGGGAGTTGGGCGGAAAGGGGCGGCTAATGTGTTATCTTGGTCAAACAACTTAG GTATTAAGAGTTAA
- the LOC123131581 gene encoding uncharacterized protein isoform X3 — protein sequence MMYPAEVPQGQGACPIPSSPRVDGRRLRRFVVKGAGSVSKVLGDDNLLIEILVRLPPKPSSLPRASAVCKRWGSILSDPVFHKRFRKHHRKPPLLGFFQGYANRFAPIMDSPDRIPAARFSLPKSSTPYKEHAEYMGCRHGLAVVINKHERNTVVWDPLTGQQRSVAFPLWVDDAFMGCFCTWHGTVLCADAEDGHVHGDCFSSPFKLVLVYGGGYNTKAFCSVYDSVSGVWGDVSSTAIRNEISASRPSILVGNALCWLISGGDILVFDIEIQSFDVIEKPAEYHVDDRCFQLLRMEDGGLGLAVLSGLVVQLWERKFNCDGVVGWVLLQKTIPLEGMLPRGMNYVLFVGYDEDTNVIVLTTMIGNFMVQLDSMQIKRIGKRKNMWHNTFYPYTNFYTAGLH from the exons ATGATGTATCCTGCTGAGGTTCCCCAAGGCCAAGG GGCCTGTCCCATTCCCAGCTCGCCGCGTGTGGACGGAAGGAGGCTGCGGCGTTTCGTGGTCAAAGGTGCCGGCTCCGTGTCCAAGGTGCTCGGTGACGACAACCTCCTAATCGAGATCCTCGTCCGTCTCCCTCCGAAGCCGTCCTCCCTGCCCCGCGCGTCTGCCGTATGCAAGCGCTGGGGCAGCATCCTCTCTGACCCCGTGTTCCACAAACGCTTCCGCAAGCACCACCGGAAGCCTCCTCTGCTCGGCTTCTTCCAAGGGTACGCTAACCGCTTTGCTCCCATCATGGACTCGCCCGACCGCATCCCTGCCGCTCGCTTCTCCCTGCCCAAGAGCAGCACGCCCTACAAAGAGCACGCAGAATACATGGGCTGCCGCCATGGCCTCGCTGTCGTAATCAACAAGCATGAGCGGAATACCGTCGTGTGGGACCCCCTCACCGGCCAACAGCGCAGCGTGGCTTTTCCACTGTGGGTGGATGATGCCTTTATGGGGTGTTTTTGTACCTGGCACGGCACGGTGTTATGCGCTGATGCCGAAGATGGGCATGTTCACGGAGATTGCTTCTCGAGCCCGTTTAAATTGGTTCTGGTCTATGGGGGTGGATACAATACGAAGGCATTTTGTTCTGTCTATGACTCGGTGTCTGGTGTTTGGGGAGATGTTTCCTCGACCGCGATAAGAAATGAAATTTCTGCGTCAAGGCCCAGCATCCTAGTTGGGAATGCACTTTGCTGGTTGATTTCTGGAGGTGATATCCTTGTGTTTGATATCGAAATTCAGAGCTTTGATGTGATCGAGAAGCCGGCAGAGTACCATGTTGACGACAGGTGTTTTCAGCTCTTACGGATGGAGGACGGTGGACTTGGCCTCGCTGTTTTGTCAGGACTGGTTGTCCAATTATGGGAGAGAAAATTTAACTGTGATGGTGTTGTTGGATGGGTGTTGCTGCAGAAAACTATTCCACTGGAGGGGATGCTTCCAAGGGGAATGAATTATGTACTTTTCGTGGGGTATgatgaggacacaaatgtgattgtTCTCACTACGATGATTGGCAACTTCATGGTCCAACTTGACTCCATGCAAATCAAACGTATTGGTAAAAGAAAAAACATGTGGCACAACACCTTTTATCCCTACACGAATTTCTATACTGCAG GGCTCCATTAA